The genomic stretch GCGCATGACCGGCTGCCCCAATGGCTGTGCCCGCCCCTATCTGGCGGAGTTGGGGTTGGTGGGATCCACGCCAGAACATTACCAAGTGTGGTTGGGAGCCAGCCCCGAGGGGGATCGCCTTGCCCAAGTCTTTCAGGAACGGGTTCACATCGATCAGATTGTCCCGCTAATGCGATCCCTGTTGCAGCTTTACAAACGGGAGCGCTATCCCCAGGAAGCCTTCGGAGACTACTGCCACCGAGTTGGGATCCCCTATTTGCAGGCCCAGATCCCACAAACCGTTTAAGGCAACCCCTCTCTGGTGCGGGTCCTTAAAAGCGAGACCAAGCCCGCAGCCATTCCCGTAGCGTTTCCAGCCATCCGGTCGGCTGGGTCGTTGCTAAAGGGGATCCGGTGACCGAGTCTTCTTTGGGAAGTAAGTTGGCCTGTCTGGGATCCACGGCATAAACCTGAATGGTCTTGGCGTTGGGGGAGGGTTTCACGGGGTGCGCCTGCACTTGCGAGAGTTGCTCCTTCACCGCTCGATACACAGGTGCAGAGATCAACAACTGGGAACTGAGCTCCCCATTGGCGGACTCTAGCCAGGTGGCAAAATTCACCGATTTGCCAAAGGCAGAAACCCGTTGTGGGTCTTGAGGATCGATATTCAGCAAAATGGTTGGCCCATAGTGGATCCCGAGAGTGAGACTGACCTCTGGGTAAGAGAGTTCCCGCAGCGTGGTGTTGAGGTTGGCCACCGATTCCAGGAGAGCTAACCCCGTTTGTAGGGCTTGCTGTACTGCGTCCTGAGGATTCTGAGGATTTTTGAGGCCAAAAAGCGCCAGGCTTTTGAAGCCGCTGTGGCTGGCCAATACCCCCTGATACCGCTGCACGAGCGCACCCATTTGGGTAAAGTAGCGGCCCAAGGTATAGACAATGTCGTAGGGAAAGTTATCTTCGTCAAAGGTGGCCATCCCCCGCAGAGAAGCACTGAGAATGGCTGCGGAAACTTGGCTACCCATGGACTGAGCCCGCAATTGGTGCTGGGCTACCTCCACATCTTCCCTGTCGAGGACTAGCCGTTGCAGCGTCACATCTCCGGTGATGCGAGTTTGGCAGGCCAGCCGGATATGAACAGGTAAATCTAGCCGTTCCGCCAATTTCTTCTCGGCTGGAGTCATGCTGCGACAATGTTCGCTGCCTTCCAGGATCATGATGCGACAGGTGGAGCAGGCGGCATTGCCTCCACAGGCATGGGCATGGCGCACCCCTGCATTGAGAAGGTTTTCCAGAACTGTGTGGAGAGGGCTGGCCTCAACTACGAGGTTGTCGGGGCGACAAGTAATCCGCATCGTTGGCTCCAGCAAAAGAGACTTTACAAGAACACCTAATCCCAATACGGAGCTGCCTCCGGTTTGGATACGTTTTTCCTCAACTGACCGCCACAACTCAGATGATAGAGTACAGAAAAGTCTGTGCGAGCCGTTTCATGCCTCAGTCCAAACCCAATGAATCTCCGATCCGCAAACTATTCAAAACCCTGGTGTTGGTGATTGGGCCGCTGATCCTGCTCAGCTTCTCCTTTGGCCCGTTGTTGCAAGCTTTTGGGCCGTCCAGTTCGGCAGATACCAGCTTGGTCACCGAGCAACTGCAAACGGAAGCCGATGGCTATCGAGCCGTGCTGGAGCGGGAGCCTGATAACCGCATTGCTCTGGAAGGGTTGATCAACACCCAATTGCAGTTAAATGAGCCAGAGGGGGCAATTGAGCCGCTGAAAAAGTTGGTGGAACTTGAGCCAGAAGATCGGGGCCTGCGGGGCTTTTTGGCCCAAATCCAACGGGAAACCGGCGACCTTGAAGGGGCGGTCGAACAATTGCAAATCCTCTACGACGGGGATCCCCGCGACAGTCAGGTTTTGCAGGAGCTGGCCAGTACTCAGGTGATCTTGGGCCGCAACTCAGAGGCGATTGCCCTGTTGGAAAATCACCTCAAGGAGGTACCGGAGGATCATGATGCCCGTC from Thermostichus vulcanus str. 'Rupite' encodes the following:
- a CDS encoding tetratricopeptide repeat protein, which codes for MPQSKPNESPIRKLFKTLVLVIGPLILLSFSFGPLLQAFGPSSSADTSLVTEQLQTEADGYRAVLEREPDNRIALEGLINTQLQLNEPEGAIEPLKKLVELEPEDRGLRGFLAQIQRETGDLEGAVEQLQILYDGDPRDSQVLQELASTQVILGRNSEAIALLENHLKEVPEDHDARLQLAFVYARDNQTDKATALYDEMIAADPSDFTPVLGKAMALSSAEDETLRAQAPELFDQAARLAPPQLREQIEREAALYAQLNQPQPVENPVLESEDPESTPTP
- a CDS encoding adenylate/guanylate cyclase domain-containing protein, translated to MRITCRPDNLVVEASPLHTVLENLLNAGVRHAHACGGNAACSTCRIMILEGSEHCRSMTPAEKKLAERLDLPVHIRLACQTRITGDVTLQRLVLDREDVEVAQHQLRAQSMGSQVSAAILSASLRGMATFDEDNFPYDIVYTLGRYFTQMGALVQRYQGVLASHSGFKSLALFGLKNPQNPQDAVQQALQTGLALLESVANLNTTLRELSYPEVSLTLGIHYGPTILLNIDPQDPQRVSAFGKSVNFATWLESANGELSSQLLISAPVYRAVKEQLSQVQAHPVKPSPNAKTIQVYAVDPRQANLLPKEDSVTGSPLATTQPTGWLETLREWLRAWSRF